The Theobroma cacao cultivar B97-61/B2 chromosome 2, Criollo_cocoa_genome_V2, whole genome shotgun sequence genome includes the window TTTAAGCATTAAAAatataccaaaaaaataaaaagaagctCCTGGTTTCTATGTGGTTCCCTGCTACCTCTTCTCTGTAAAATCACCAGCCAAAGTCAGTTGGGTCAAATGATGACAGGATCTGGGTTTGATCAAAAAACACCAAATTAGCAAAAACCAAAGATACTAtgaagcaaagaaagaaaaaactacAAAAGTGATCAACTAAAACAGATTATTACAGAACAACAAcaataaaaagcaaaaacaaaatagaagataaaagaaaacccAGAAGAGGAGAGAGCCTTTGACACTTACAGAAAGCTAATAACTCGATAGAGAagttgaacaaaagaaagaaacaggCTTTGGACTTTCCcttttttaactttcttttttccttctgaACTTACTTTGGCCCGAGGGGAgacaaagagaaagagaacAAAGTGACCAAAAGGTAGCCCTTTGATACAAGAACCTTACTTCACTGCGCGTAAATGGAACATCagagaatatttaaaaaatatataaattaaaataaaaataaaaagtttgacaaaaagaaaagaagtctgtttctctctctctctcttttctatATTCTCTCAGGTACTAATAATTTggataataacaaaataaaaaagcaaaTAAACAAAGGTTTTGTTTCATAATCTTTGATAATCTAATTTATGAGATGATGTTATGTAGAATGTTTTTATTTGGGTATATGCTTTCTCCAATTCTCTTACCTTCAACAACTGTACCAGTACCACACTGTTTTAAGCATTGGCCCATGACCAATTCACAACTTTCcgtctgtttttttttttttttccattggtTCAACATATTCCATAtctaaaatggaaaaaagggTTGCTTTGGTTCTTGGAAGAGTTAATTTTGATAGATTGTAATTCCAGTACCTGTTTAATGAACAAACCAAACTGACATGggaaaagaaattctaacAAGCTTATCAATTTAGGAGAATCATTTGACTTCATGTGTTTTTTAGAGGATAAGTTAAACAATCTGCTTTCTTAACTGAAgcgaacaaaattttttaaatggcaTATATTCTCTTGCTTAAGAGTTGGAGAACAATCCAAGTCTGAATATGGTTAACTTTAtcattactattattattattagaaaGTCAATAAAAGACAAGTACTTAGCCTCCTAAAAAACCCAATAAATTTTGCAAATTGAAAAACCTCAAACaactttgaattatttttgtcACCGACCTACTTGAAAAAGGGTGTCATGCTGTCATCTAATATCTAATTAATTCAAGTCCACTAGGAGTAGAAAGTATGCCCTAAAATacccaaaaggaaaaatgttgaCAAACTCATAACCCTTAATCAACCAAAACTTGTGGCCTTTTCCCTCAATTTACATTAGAATTAAAGACACCCGAACTTCGTAAATTTGAATCGTTTAGATACTAACATATCCTTTTGAAGAGATTTTTAATGGCATTCTCTTCTGTCAAAAAGACTAATTAAGCAAACAATAATAAAGGCATATGAATAGGGCCCTGGCAGTGGTCATGGGGCAGAGATTTTCCCCTCGTGGTGGGGTTGACGCGGTGGTTGTCAGCAACAGCAATTGGAGCGTTCACCCCACGCACTCGTAAAAGTTGCTGGACTGCCGGTGGGAGTGTACCTACTCGGAGCGGAGCCCAAATGCCAAATCCAAGCCATGTTCATGTCACTTGAACCCAATGGCGACTTGGAGAGAGGCAGGGGGGCCACGGGGCAATTTGGTGTATGTCTGACGCTACCAGGCTGATCAGGAATCAAAAAACTCTTATTACGACCTTTCTTCTGTCCATACAACACCCTGCAAAGAGCCACAAAAGGCCCTGCTTGCTTATCTCAATTCCCTGACAATGACGGAAAGCTTATCAAAGATGGGAGGTGGGTGCTTTGATGATTGGCAATGATCGCTAACCTTTTATTGTGGAatagcagcagcagcagcagttGCTGGTGTCTAATGATGTCCAAAATGATGCAATAAGCATAATGGAGCAGTTTGCATTTCGCTTGAGCATAAACCTGTCTCTTGTCGAATGGTCAGGCGAAGCCAAACAAACAACATTGTACAAATACAAGTAGGATTAAGTAATCAATTTAAGACCTAAGTAATTTAGTTAATAATCCTTTTTAACCCCTCTTTTCTTACTGGTCAGTGAGATATAACGCTGCTTTTGTATCACATCATTAACCAAGCACAAGCACACTCCTAGGCAAAGTGTTACATACACTTTTAAGCAGCATTAAACCAGAaattttttcccctttttgttaaatttatcaaattgtTGTTTAGTACATGTGGATATGGAAGTTGAGAAGAAGGGCAACAACGGACACTAGCACTGCGACTTCTTTCCGATTTTCCTCCTTTCACCATTGAATGAGTGTTCATGGATATGTAATTTGATGCTAACCAAGAAGAAGTATATGAATAGGACAAGTTCAAGAATAAATAgattaatttaacaaaaatgtTTATTAGGCATCACTAATAAGCTGGAACCTACCATACAGCAATCTCGGATTCCTTTTGTGTagaaggcaagaaactgacaATATTTCACCACCCAGACAAGGTTGTCACTTCCATCCCTATAGAAAATCTTGAGACTCATTAAGTACCAACAAATCTCTCTCCATCTCTAACCAGATGAGCCATTAGCGTTTGCTTTATGGGAAACAAGCACTGCTTCACTACCAGAAGCTTTCTTTTCAGCAAGTTCTTCCAAGCGCTTCCATCTAGCTTCACGTCTCACTTCAATCTCATCTTCCTTTGATTCGTCCTCCTGAAACTTTAGCAAGCATTCATTGTACAGCTCTGGATCAAGATCATAGAAGATTTTGCGTACATTTAAAGTCAAGCTATGTACAGCCTGGTTCCAGTGATTTCTAGCGTTTTTGTCCAATGCAGGGAAAATAATGGGCAGTATAACCTTGCGGTTTTGAATAATTAAGTTCTCAATGTGATCATTGTTCCACAAAAACAAGGCTCGCTCAGCAACCtgagaaaagcaaaaaacaaagaaaagaaaaatcaacatttGTGTAATGACATTCAGGGATCAAGGAAAACATCATCAGTTCCATAAAAAACCACAATGGATAGAACCTATCCTCTGGAAAGCCAATATCAtcccaaaataaaaagaaatcagAAATGAAATGATAAAATCATACTGTGTCGTAAGGACCATACTTATTTCACAAAATATTTCCAGCTGAAAGTGTACTTAATGTCTGCTATCATAACAGAACTTCAGACTTCACTGGCATCATTCTATAAGGGTTTTATCCTACTTAGTTTCACAGACTTTTACAGCTGaaattatgtttaaaatatatgatatgaCTTAACAGAATAGTAGAATCCAGAATTTTCTGGCATCATTTCCAAAGATTCAATCATAGTTTCTTACATCCATTCCATTCAATGTGAATAGAACATGTGTATGGCCATAGAGTTTGCAATTagcaagaaattttttttggtgtttGTGAGTTTGTTTCAAAACCATCACATAGTATATTTCAGCTAACTGTACCCATTTATTATACATAATAGCAGCAACTACTTTAACAGTATGCCACCTATATTCGTCATACAAAAGCACAAGTTCAATCAGCATATGTTGCATCTTCAAATATACATGAGAGTTTGTCTTGTACGCAATCTTAACACTTCAACAAAATAATTAGTAAGAAAAATGAGGAATTCAGCACCTAGTGACTTTAGGTCTGTAGAGGATTCTTACAGGAAAGATGATGCATGTAGCTAATAGAATGTTAACAAAGTCAAATAACAACAATTTAGAGGGTAAAGCCATAAAAGCCAACTCTCtccaacaattaaaaaattgaatgtcTCAGTCTCCATTTTCAGACGTCTCAAAACAATGTCCTTCTTCCTTTCATTTGTGGGATTCAAttataccaaatgcactttgATGATGAAACTTGTTTCAAGTTTAAAGAAGAGTAGAAATTTCCAAGATTTCAAAACGTTTCATAGCAAACAAAATTCTGGATGTcaaaatgtataaaataaaGTCGGTCAAAGCCTTGAATACAGCCATATAGGGGAAATACCAATAGCAGGTGATATAATATGGATATGCTAGTACATTCCAGATTGCATTATCCATAATATCagttaaaagaaaagcaaaaatcaGCATCAATcgaattttatatttaacaaAGCTCAGCTTAAGGAGGGATGGGAAACATAAAAACTTCCTATGGTCAAAAGCCATGAACAACAAATGAgatgagttaaaaaaaaaaaaggaagaaagaaaagatgcCATGTAAATAACCATAGTAAGATATGCAGTAGCTCTAACACTGCACCCTCACCTTATTGCAGcaataaacattaaaataagAGTAGGACCAACAATTATGCCTAACTacaaaatgatttttgatCAACCAAAGAAAAAGGTGTTTTACTTATAGATATTTGACCTTAATGAGCTATTTCAACTTGCTAATATTACCATTGAACACTAAAGcactcaaaaacagaaaatgcagatataaaaattattccaATTAGCCACAAGATTTTGCTttcaaaaccattttaaaatccacaaaattcataatagtGATGAGCAACAATTTAGAATCTGAGCCACACTAACATTCCTGTTAATACCACGACACTTATTTGTTAATTTCATCAGTTGAACCTCATGAAAATACAATTGATAATAAAATTCACAGGGCCTTTAACTGATCCCAAATTTCTAGCAATCACTCAAACCATTTATGAGTCTGCAATCAGGTTCTATGTCTAAACAGTATATTCCCACAATACAAACCTGACACCAATGAGTATAGCACTACATGTGCAAAAGGGATTGTATACTAAATAAAGCTTCATTTGTGACCTATAACTCTATCATAAATAGTCAACTTTAGCTGTTCTAACATCATTAGACAAATTCAAACCACCAATTGGACCAATCACACAACCAATCATGTAGATACCAGATTTTATCTGCATATTATCCTTTAACATTTACTTTACTTATCCTTGGCAGCAAGGataaaacaataagaaaaaaggTCTAACAAATGCCACAAAAATGCTTACAAACCGAATCCACATTCTGGCAATATGATGCATTTATTATTAAGTAAACAACAATAAGGTTGCCAACATATGAATTAAACAGATTTATAAACATCATCCATGTCAAATTGAAAGATGTTTAGAAAATGTCTTTTGCATCTATACAGAGTAAGAAACTAAAAGCACAGCAGAACAAACTATCAAAAACTTCTCACCTGAAAGTGCAAACTGTTCAAACAATGAGCAATTCGGCGAAATAAGGGCACCATGCATCGCTGGAATTCTGGTGGCTGAGTCGCCTCTAAAACTTCCTCCAACTCATTTAGGAACATGACTTCCTTTGAACTATTTGTGATGGGCCAATATTTTAATAACCCCCTAATAACAGTATCAGCAAGCTTGCCATCTTTCTCCACAAACTGCGAAATGCAGTAGGATAACTGCTGATGATACATTGCTAAGCATTTTGGTTTATGCAAGGGAATTAGCGCCCGAACAAGGAACACTTTATGCTCTTCTTTAAGTGGCAGTGCAAAGCCATTAATAATACTGCCCAAAATTTCTAGAAGTTCAGCAATCCCATTATGTTTCTCAGTCTCAAAAATAAAACggaaaaaaatgttgtttAAAGCTTTCCTAATGAATGGTCGATGCACCATGAATTTGCCATAGATGCGATGaagaattgttttcaaatattcCCTTTCTCTAGGATCTTCAGAATCAAATAAGTCAAGCAaattgatgatgaaggatTGATCAACATATCTTTTGGCCAATTTTGCATCAGTCTCAGGTGAGGCTACAAACCTCAAAAGAAACTCATGTACAATTTGCAAGTGTGGCCAAGCAGGATCCATTGAAGGTTCCTCCTCTTCCAAATCAAGGCCATCTGCAACTTTATTCTCACGTGGTTGAGGAGTAAGGCTCCTAAACAAGTTTGCAGATATCATTTTAACAATTTCTTGCAAAACAGCATCCAAGAATTTCCCATTTGCAGAAGTCACATACTCCACAAGCTCTAACAGCGTCTGCCGCTTAATCTCCTTTTCTTTGAGGTTCTTTGTGGGGTCAGTAAAATCAAATACAACAGAACACAAGTTAAGCTTTTTTATGAATAAGTTCTGCTTCTCTGAAGCTGGAACATCCTTGAAAGCAGGCAATGCTTCATAAAAAGAGAACAAATGGTTCCCACTGGGCTTTAAATTTGCACCTTTCCATCCAACATCTTCCGTAGAATTAGGTGCTGGAAAAGGTGAAACACTCAAATTTCCTGACTTGCCAGTCCCTAAATCACTGCTCCTTGAGCCACCAGAAACACTAAAATAAGTAGCATGGTTTCCACCATGCTCACGACTATCAGCTGTCTTGGACAACTTCCGGGGAAGCTTACTTAGAATCTGTTTGAGCATGACTCACACCTCCCCCCTAATACCACAATGCTGATTCCCACAAATTACTTGGAACTCGTCAAAATGTTATCACTAATCAGTATCCATCAAATAACAAAACCCACATTCTATGTCATCTACAGAGAAAAGCCGAAATCAAAAGGCTTACCTCAAAATAACTTGCTACCAAAACCAAATATCTTGTGCCCAAAGAGGACCCAAAATCCCTACCATAGGTTAAAACCAGACCTAAACTGCTAAAGCAAAAGAACTAGTTTAAAATTCCAGATTTTTCTAGTCTCAACCATCCAAAACAGAAACCCTTCTTCAGCTTCAAGCCCCTTGTCTTAAAATCAGCCCAGTCCCTTTCTCTACAACAGCACCCAATTGCAAAAATTCAAACCTTCAGGCATAAAAAGCAAAACCCAGAAGTACAAACTCACTCAGAACAAAAGATCAGCACCAGCTTCTCTGTTCTTCcactaaagaaaagaaaaagaagaaattaagtaaatttcaacacattccagatttcaaatttatttataagatgAATTAAAACAATCAAGGCACTCTAAGAAATTAagaaagttttcttttcttctctcttcattaagtaaagaaagaaaaaaacacacaTGCAAGAAAATGCAGAGTTAAAAATTGATAAACAAAAACTAAGAAGAGGAGGCTGCTGCAACTACTTACAGAGACAAGAATTTTCAAAAACGTTCCATCTTGGTTTGCTCGTTGTTCTTTGTTGactatgattatttttttttctttattaatttctcGTGATTTCAGTTATTCTTCCTCGATAACTTGTCAATCCTTTTATGGTTCAATTTTTCTACTCTTTTCTGGGTCTTCTTCCTTAGCAGTCAAAAGTCAAATCGACAACAGTAACCAGAAAATCCAACAACCCGGTGACCACTAACGACGTCGTTCGAGACACATATTTtctcttgttattttttttcttgtatttattctttttattagtAATTATTGTAGCAGTAGTATCATATTTCTTGAAACGGGTTTAGAAAGCAAGCGATATTATATTAGaaattattgtaattattttattatatttcttttgataaGCGATATTACTAATTGTTTTATGCTTTTATTCTGATAAAGATTTTACTACATTCTTTCCGTACAacaattattgtttttaaaaaaattgtgacACCATATTATTACTTGTTCTCTACAGCTGGTGTCTTTGCCGTATCGAATCAATTTGTATGTTGGTAAGAAGAGTTTCTTtcttgaaaatcaattttttaagattttaaattactcaaaaaaattacttttttaaaattacaagCGATCTAAAAATGATgcataattattttcatatcaaaatatttgaatCGTTCAAAATTGTGAATCATCATCGATACAAACAAAAACGacgtataataattttttatcaaagaaTTTGAATCATCATCCTGACTACGTGAAATGTAGTGTGCgtaattaattcttttcaatttaaCAACAGTAAAAGATGATTTCTCCTTTTATGAGGCGGAGAAGACGTTTAAACCACAGGAATTTGCAATGGAATGTCCTTTGATTGAGGACCCATAACCATAGGAATGCACGATGCAAAGCCGAGCAAAAAGTATGAAATAAATTGAACTGGTAATtaaaaaacttcaaaaaatgaagaaaataatgataaaataataaatggtgGAAGACAAATTAAGCCTTAAGGGAATTGGTGGAGAACACATTGATTACCATCCATCAAAAACCTAATTCGATGGCCCACGATCCTACAATTTATCAATTCCATGGGACACTTCAACCAAAATCCAAGTTCAATTTTACTAACACTCTCCCAACTTCCGTTCTCAAAAAATGCCCCATCGGCCATCATTGTTGAACCTTTTCTTCTCTAATAAACTACGGCAAATGGCCACTCAGAGGTCGTAATAACAAGTTTCTATAGCCCAAAGAAAATACTGTTCCCTCTCAAACCCCCCTCTATCCTACAACCCCACACCACATTTCAGCACTGACGCTTGGATGTCTAAATCCAGCTTACTTACTTTACAAGTTTACTAAATTCGAATTATTGTTCATCAGTGTATAAGTTAATACATATCACGGACTCAAACGATCAACTCCTTAGCAACCATCATTCTAAAAACAAGGGTGTATGTATCTTCAAAATCTTATTCTATACAAACACAAGTAATACTGAGAATATACGGCAAGAGGCTACAATGCAACAAGATGCTATGTGAACTCTTATCTTGCAGTGCAATACGAAAAGGTGAAGAAGATAATTACCAAAACTTTTAGTGTTACAAACTATATTCAATTTTGTTGTCGATAAATGTCTGAACTGATGGTTCTCTTCCAAGAAAGTCAGACAGAATTTCAACTGGATCCTTCGCTCCCCCTGGTGCcaatacctaccaagaagtTTAAGTAATAACCATTAGTAGTATTATTATCGGATGCACACTTGCATACTTACACTATGCTGTATGAGAATGCTAACTTTTGATTGTTATATGCAGTATGCATGATAGTAATGGTAGagatttttcaatatttctaTGATAGCTGCTTGGAAACTAAGAAAGCTATCTtaaagggaaattttcaaaGACAGTCAACAGCATAGCAACATATAAAAGAATGCATTGAAGAAAATGCTTACTAACAGTTGTTACCTTATCCCTAAACTGCATACCGGCATACTGATTCAAAAGACCATCACGAAACTTCGATGTAAAAATATCAGCTGCAAATACCTATACATTTGATGCATTACAAATGATTTTCATAAGGTGCACCAATCACACAGAAATAGATCATCCACAATAAAATAGTAACAGTTATATTGCATTACACACAAAATTGCTAAAAACTACAACATTATATAACAATCTAGACGACAAAAGTAAAACAGGCAAGAAAGACAGGGCTGAACGAATCAAACCTCACTCCAAATACGGCTGTAACAAGCAGCTTCATAACCAATTGCACAACGTGGGAAGCATGAAGCTGGATTGGTTCCTTCCAACATTGGCAATCCCAACATTACCTACAAATACCgaaaaggaggaaaaaaaacaagatTTAATTATTCTCCTCCTCAATGCATGAAGAATGAAGCAACAACAGGTAAATTTGTTTACCTTTGGATGAAGATGCTTGAATAACTCAACAATGTCAACATTCTCAGCAGAATGTAtaatttgatcaaaaagaCCTGACAGTTGAAAACATCTTTAGAGCTTATCTGAAGACAGGGAAATAATATGTATTACAGCAGACAGCAATCATCTATGCGGATGTGATAAATTAGAATGccaatttttcttctaaaacaaATTCCTAGGAATTGACTCCATAGAAACACAAGTTTactcataatatttaaatcaaCAAAAAGCACCTCAATACACATTTTTATTCAGGAAAAAAAGCAAACTTGTATATGTTGCAACAACAGGAAGAAAGCATTTGTAATTTTGCCGAACTGTGGGCTGCACTCG containing:
- the LOC18609679 gene encoding serine/threonine protein phosphatase 2A 57 kDa regulatory subunit B' theta isoform — protein: MLKQILSKLPRKLSKTADSREHGGNHATYFSVSGGSRSSDLGTGKSGNLSVSPFPAPNSTEDVGWKGANLKPSGNHLFSFYEALPAFKDVPASEKQNLFIKKLNLCSVVFDFTDPTKNLKEKEIKRQTLLELVEYVTSANGKFLDAVLQEIVKMISANLFRSLTPQPRENKVADGLDLEEEEPSMDPAWPHLQIVHEFLLRFVASPETDAKLAKRYVDQSFIINLLDLFDSEDPREREYLKTILHRIYGKFMVHRPFIRKALNNIFFRFIFETEKHNGIAELLEILGSIINGFALPLKEEHKVFLVRALIPLHKPKCLAMYHQQLSYCISQFVEKDGKLADTVIRGLLKYWPITNSSKEVMFLNELEEVLEATQPPEFQRCMVPLFRRIAHCLNSLHFQVAERALFLWNNDHIENLIIQNRKVILPIIFPALDKNARNHWNQAVHSLTLNVRKIFYDLDPELYNECLLKFQEDESKEDEIEVRREARWKRLEELAEKKASGSEAVLVSHKANANGSSG